Genomic segment of Drosophila simulans strain w501 chromosome 2R, Prin_Dsim_3.1, whole genome shotgun sequence:
GCTCCACGATGATATAGTGCGGATCTTCCGTTGGTGGTAGGTCGTAAATAAGATTTCTCGACAAGATTGCTTGCTCCTGGACTCGCTTGATGTATTCAGGccggcttttggccaacatattCAAGGCATCCATGTTTCTAACCTCATCCATGACCACGAGATCACCCGACGAGGATTGTCCGGTGCAAATACTGCCCTCTGGATCCGCGAAAATGGCCTGGATATAGCGAAGCACGTGCCAGATGTGGTGCTCATCCTTGCGCCACTCGTTCAGGAAATGTGCCAGATCGAGGGTCTTATTCTGCGGACAGATGTGCGGATGTAGGACTGCCGTGGAGAAGACCACCGTGGGCAGGCTGATGTCCACCGGAAAATTATCCGGCAGCAGAATGGAGAAGCGAAACACGCTGCCCGCATAGATTCCACTGTGCACAAAGATCACGCCAAACCAGTGCAATCCACATGCGTAACTGGGAATGGCATAGATGTTCTTCAGCTCCTCCTTCACCAGATTGTACTCGGCGAGGATATGGTAGCCCTGTTTTATGAGGGCAATACTTGGGTTCCTAACCGTAGTATACCACATGGTGATGGCACTGTTTGGCTATCGCACGAGATGGTGTCTATGGCTCCaccaaatatttaagctgTGACCACCTAAAACTTGGAAGAGCTCGTGGAATCCTGCGGCAGGTTTGGgtgaataaaaatgaaaatttttgaTAGAAAATTCCTAGTAAACTAAACcaactattttaaattagaaatcttgtaacaaatttaaatgttttttcgcTGCGATCAGTGTATTTTCAATCGAATTATGTGTGTACTTACATTTATGCGGCATGTCAACTTACTGCATAACATCATTCGGCCTGAAAACGGGAATTTCCCGCAGAAACCTTAAAAAAACTGTGTATGTCCAGTCACAACTACATACTATGGTATAAACCACGATTTGCGAGGAGGTGGCGGTAGTCACCTGCAGATGGGACTGGAACTGGGGATCTGGAACTGGTACTCAGCGGCGTATTCAATCATGTCAAGTGTAATAATTTTGCGAATACCAGATACACGCAAAAACCAAGCCCGCAGCCTTGGGGAGTTGGGGATTTGGAGAACTGGGAGCCTGTAGGTCCAGGAGACGGGGCTTAGACCACATcgcatgtgtgagtgtgcggatatttgatttattgtcGCCATGATGCTCTGATGTACGGTTCTTTCACGCACTGGCAACATAATGTGGCATTATAATGTCGCATGCACCGGCCATGTGGACTGCGGACTGTGGACTGAACTGGTGTTTGGCTCTGCGTCCGTGTGATTTGTTATGAATTTATTATGTGACGGAAGTGGCTGTGGCACGACTAAGCCAACTCGCAACTGGTCAAACAGGCGGAGATGTTTGCATGTTGATGACGATGCCGATGGGCGCAGCTGCTAATTGGCCACGTTCACCTTTCCTCCTCGAGAAATGGTTCTTTGGAAAAGGGAGAAGTtgcttttgatatttttgacacTTTTTAGGGGGGATGAGTTACCCTAGCAAAGGGAgcttatatttttgaatgcaGTATTTCGATTTAGCTTAAAGCACGATTTTCACTTATACAAACGTATAGCAAAAGAGTACCTACCACAGATAATATCTGAAAGCGTATTGCCAGCTTCGGCTTTGCGAACCAAAAACTTTATTTACgattttcttaaaaaatttatttatttaggcaAACATATCCAAAACACTCCACTGACAGCGACAGACAGACAATAACACTTCCTTGATAAGTTCAGCCCAGAAAAGGGAATGAAACGAATGAATAAACGTGCAAAAGATAAGGGAATTGCCAAAAGTAATGAACGGAAATcaaagttgctgctgcggtgctggaactcattaaaaattataccGCGATATGCGGCGATATGATACGTTATGATTTGCGGACTCCGCAAAGGCGAGactttctttatttctttcgACCCGAATGGGACTCGAACCGACCTGGTGGTTAACGCCAGTTGTCTGGGTGCACTGACATGGGTGCAACACCCAGGCGTGGAAAGGGATACGAGGCCAAGTCATTTTCACCTACAATGCCTCAAGGAggcacacagagaaaaacaagcttaatgtttatatatggttaatatttatataaaactcTAGAAGTTGTAGTACCGATTGTTGTGCCCATTATCTTATCGCAAagtaaagttttaaaatacttgataaaagatatataaaacttaatttCTCCAGGTGTAGAAGAAACCCATGTCATATGCTTTGGCCCCAGGCAATTGCTAATATGTGCCCCGATTCCGTGGATTGCACCTGTGGGGGATGTGGACTGtggactgggattgggataCCACTGCCTGTCACCTGGACCATTCGACCGGCCACGAGTCCAGCATTCAATTTGGGATTTCATCCCAGCTCAAGCTCTCATATGCGGGCAGCAATTTCTCCGCCTTGCTTGCTGGCTGTCCTTCTTATCAGCTTTCTTCATTTTATGCTGCGTTGCCTTTCGGGATCGAAAAACACCGGCTACCCAGGAAACCCAGCCATCCAGCAATCCAACCAATCCAGCCCGATTTTGAGGTCCGGCATTTGTAATACGGTGGCATATAACACTTAAgtgcctgttgttgttttataaGATAAACTCTTGCGGGGCCCACATGCGGCCACTTTTGGAGGAGTCGGCGGATAACGCGTTGCCAATTTCATTTACTGGCACTTTCATTAACCAACGCGAACAGCCCATAcccaaagagcaaaaaaagcaaacggcATCAAAGTcgaataaaataaacgaattGGCGTGTTTTAAAGTTCTTGCTGAAAGTTGCGGGTTGgccgcaaatatttggccTTTCTGCCATGGAAGGGGATTTCCGCGAACTGAACTCAAATGAAATGGGCTCGTATTCCAGATTCGGTGATTGCTATCAATCAGTTGTATATGGGGGAAAGCAGCAGAGTGTGGTCAAAACGGCTGAGGCTGCggaaaattcgaaaaaattgcatttttttaacaCCTTGAGGTAGCTTTTTGTATACAAACAGCTATCTCAAAATATCAGTTGCTATGAAGTGGACTTGTTGTAACCAGCATATACAGAAAAACaatccattttaatttctaataatTGAGTTCCTGAATCCTGAAAGGATGGAAAATATCGGTACACAATGAATTATGATGCATGCAACTAATCTTTATTTCAGCCAATATTGATTTATGCGAAAAGTATCGGGTGGGATGGAGTGTAGTAAGGTTATTGGTTAAACTCAATCCCAGACTCCGGAGTGCACTGTGTGTGGcttattcaaattcaaattagattATATGCAAACACCGACCAACTCTTTCACTTGCCgttctttattattatataggAATGCCGACCGAAAGGAGCAAAAACAACGACGGTCTactaatatttgcataatcgCAGGCAGCTCAAACGAAGCTGAGCCGTGCTGGCCAACATGCGGCAAAGcaattatttctttaaaaataaattgcatgcaCAATTGGTAGCAATAGCAATTGCAGCAAAAGCAGTagcggtggcagtggcagtagcACAAGTTGGAACAACAAAATACCCACGGAGGACCACCAGAGAATGGTTTCCATCCAAACGAATCGCAGTCGGAATATCTGGCCGACGAATTTGGTCAGAacttcttttgcttttttcttatttgtttcctttttttatctCCTGGCCAAGGAAGAGGCGGCGGCTGGCCGgagggggggcgtggcaagtcaGCTCGTTTCTGCGATTTGTGTGTACGCCTCATTCGTTTATTTGCATATCGATTTGGAGTTTTTAGTCCGCCAGAACCCACTGGCTTCGCTGAGAGTTTCCCCCAAATACTTGGGCatgattttatttgcccaCAAACAATTGCATAATTGCCCTCCATCCATTGCAGTCTCTTGGCCAAGCATTTAGCTGGGGGACACTTCCGACCCAAATAAGTATGTACAAAGCCTGAAACTCAagtgcaaattcaatttttatagCACACTTATGATATCTTTCTGGCAATCACTCTCGATGGGTGACATAATGCCAGCCGATCTGCTCGATAAGCACGTCCCATAAGCCCCATTCCATCTTAGTTGGTTGGAATGCCGATGGGTGCCAAAGTATTAATACTCCGAACGACCTGAATTCTTGGTAAAAGTTTTGGGGCAGTCACGTAGCCATAACGCGTTGCTAagtccattgttgttgccggaaaattgaaaagttttcgtgGCCTCAAATTGAGACCATCAAACCTGGCATATGGGGCAGAAGTGCCTAGGCCGTTTAGAACTTTCAAATACCTCCAGTTGTAATCACATTTaagccacaaaaaaagaaaattcaaaaagtatataaagattttaaaaatgtttaatttattaattaaacctTTACCCTACAATTCTTACATGCTCACATGCCAACTGGATGTTTCATTCTAGGGTGTCTAACAATTCATTAACCTAGCATTGCAGACTTGTTCAACTGCCTCgggaaataattaaaattttcagaAAACTCCCCACTGgcttttgggttttatttttgcattttcgttAGCCTTGTTAGCTGCACAGTCAGCCCTTTGACCAGCCAACTCTGAAAGGGTGAAGCCCTCCAAGTCAGTCACTCTCATTATGTCCGCTCGCTTTATCATGTTCCTTGTTGACATTCGCGCGGACGCAAATGAAGCAATTTTCCTGACATGCAAAACGTGCAACAGTTGCGACTGTTGCAAATGCTTGACTTGGCTGGGGAAtcggaattgaaattgaaattggagCAACTGTTGCTGTAGTTAATTTTCGTATATTTAATTCGCTTTAAATTATTGCAGAGCGACCATGACGTTGGTAGCTGGCCGCTCTTTGATGTGCGCCCCGTCACCCATCAACCCATCGCCCCATCACCCGTTAGCCATTTACCATTAACCATTAGCCGGGCCAACAAGACGAAACGCCAAAGGTAAGGCCGGCAAAAAGGAGCAGTCTGTGCCGCTCAAGCTTCGAGCTCCAAGCTCCATGCGGCTCAATGATCCATCTGTGCAATTTGCAAGGCAAATCAAAGGCCTAatgaattcatttcaattaaacaaacaaaaaagcgaATCAAACCACAACCGCATCAACGGCGATAGACAGTTTGCATTAATAAATCGTTTAGCTGGGAGCTCGATTCCGTATATCTCCGGGCCAATCCATTTGAACTTGGCATTTGTGGTCGGAGTGGAGCAAAAAGCAGTACAAAGAATCTTGTATTAATTGATTCTGATCTTTGAAGTTAGGCCCATGCAGCTGCCAACCGAAGAATGGAGCTTACCTAAAAGGTTAAGTTTCTTGTAATTTGTGTCCCCTTTTTAATGAGTTGGTTAAGCCAACATCAGAATTAGTACTAgtaataaatctttttaatatttgcaaatttcaCTGCAAAGGTTGGTTTGAACAGCTGAAAATCCACAGCGAATTAAAGTGAAATTTGTCAgtcgattttatttatatattttaaacccGCCCATAAATCGATGATGTTATTTGGTTTGTGAACATTCCAGACCTTATTTACAAACAGCTTAAGTTTATGCACGAGGTCAGTCACCCAAGTCTCTTCGATTGCTCCCCTTTTTTGGTTAGCGGCCGACAGCCGACTGGCTGATAAGCCTTAAGCTGCTTAATCGATGACCAGAGAGTTGTCAAAAATAATTCacaggcagcggcagcgactgaaaggtaaatacaaatacaggAAGACAGcccggcgtatacgtaatgttaTCAGTTGTGCAGATCTACCCTTTGGTTGCTGCCTTAATGCTCGTTGGAGAAGAAAGGGGGCATCCCATCGGATGGCCAAATCCGAGTCTCCTGGTCGGCGAGGCCCTTACATGAGAAATATTTTAGCGTACA
This window contains:
- the LOC6735339 gene encoding protein crossbronx-like translates to MWYTTVRNPSIALIKQGYHILAEYNLVKEELKNIYAIPSYACGLHWFGVIFVHSGIYAGSVFRFSILLPDNFPVDISLPTVVFSTAVLHPHICPQNKTLDLAHFLNEWRKDEHHIWHVLRYIQAIFADPEGSICTGQSSSGDLVVMDEVRNMDALNMLAKSRPEYIKRVQEQAILSRNLIYDLPPTEDPHYIIVEPYCAERHLKFMDQLKSPCWKEATSMDCSQPSQYLGHIDSSRQLDEEEANQVVKLHCGRVPEPQREAAEVSL